The proteins below are encoded in one region of Desulfobacterales bacterium:
- a CDS encoding efflux RND transporter periplasmic adaptor subunit, protein MTRPTKFLKIQFKKAIGPALAVPAGKHPAVGHIIAKPLLACITVLVLITWMPAAAAAADKDCVPVQTTTVEAMDLERKVRAIGTLEAIQQVMIRPEVNATVEAVHFEEGSRVDKGELLFSMDDDKIKDRLQGQLAALEEAKANLENAKLVYDRRLRLYKQDLGTEESRDEARARYKALLARVDRLQAEIEGIEETLSDTRIKAPFAGFIGERFVDPGEWVDVGTQLAPLVETDRLKIAFTIPERYLGQARPGQTIRLTAPAFPDKAFAGEVYFVSPIIRQDTRSLMVKAYMENPKRMLAPGGFASVDLIVDTLKQRPVVPEEALVPTRTGYMVYIVESDKAVGRDVDIGLRQPGIVEITKGAEPGDTIIQSGHIAVSEGDTVCEKN, encoded by the coding sequence ATGACAAGACCTACTAAGTTTTTGAAAATCCAATTTAAAAAAGCAATTGGGCCGGCATTAGCGGTACCTGCCGGAAAACATCCGGCAGTCGGCCATATAATAGCCAAACCCCTCCTTGCCTGCATAACCGTCCTGGTTCTTATCACCTGGATGCCTGCTGCTGCGGCAGCCGCGGACAAGGATTGCGTGCCGGTTCAAACCACAACGGTTGAAGCGATGGATCTTGAGCGAAAGGTTCGGGCCATCGGTACCCTGGAGGCCATTCAGCAGGTCATGATCCGGCCGGAAGTCAATGCCACTGTCGAGGCGGTTCACTTCGAGGAGGGCAGCCGGGTGGACAAGGGAGAACTGCTTTTCTCCATGGATGATGATAAAATTAAAGACCGGCTGCAGGGGCAGCTGGCAGCCCTTGAAGAAGCCAAGGCGAATCTTGAAAACGCCAAGCTTGTCTACGACCGCCGCCTGCGTTTATACAAACAGGACTTGGGCACGGAGGAATCCCGGGATGAAGCCCGGGCCCGGTACAAGGCGCTTCTGGCAAGGGTGGATCGGCTTCAAGCGGAAATCGAAGGCATTGAAGAAACTCTGTCGGATACGCGAATCAAGGCTCCGTTTGCCGGCTTCATCGGTGAGCGATTCGTGGATCCGGGCGAATGGGTGGATGTGGGCACCCAGCTGGCCCCGCTGGTGGAAACCGACCGCCTTAAAATTGCCTTCACCATCCCGGAAAGATATCTGGGCCAGGCCAGGCCCGGCCAAACCATCAGGCTGACCGCCCCGGCATTTCCGGACAAAGCATTCGCGGGCGAAGTCTATTTCGTAAGTCCCATCATCCGGCAGGACACCCGCAGCCTCATGGTCAAAGCCTACATGGAAAACCCGAAGCGCATGTTGGCGCCCGGCGGGTTTGCCTCGGTTGATCTGATTGTGGATACATTAAAACAACGGCCGGTGGTCCCGGAAGAGGCCCTGGTCCCCACCCGGACCGGCTACATGGTCTATATCGTCGAATCGGATAAGGCGGTTGGCCGGGATGTTGACATCGGCCTTCGCCAGCCCGGCATCGTGGAGATCACAAAAGGCGCCGAACCCGGGGATACGATCATTCAATCCGGGCACATCGCGGTCAGTGAAGGCGATACAGTCTGCGAGAAAAATTGA
- a CDS encoding efflux RND transporter permease subunit, with product MIWNFCIRRPVLTTVMFLAIFIFGIFGYNQMPVREFPDVDFPIVNVSVVLPGADPEVIETEVVEPLEEEINTIEGIKEITATSREQVGIVTVQFELYRDIDFAAQDVRDRVSRARPDMADDIQEPIIRKVDPDAQSVMWVALRGDTRWDPVRMTEYADTVIKDQLERLPGVGQILIGGARIYAVRVKLNPDKLAAHHLTVQDVIGKLQAENVNIPSGRIESREREFLVKTEGQFASAEPFNDIIITYRNGAPVRLSDVGQAVDSVENDRNVARYKQEKSIGLGVIKQSDANMVEVVERIKSELNRIAEEFPPGLTHAVASDDSLYVKENVNDLITTIFMATLLVALVILFFLGSLRGTIISGLAIPISLLAGMAIIYYAGFSLNVLSLLAFILVVGLVVDDAIVVLESCYRHMEYGAEAKPAARTGTTEIAFAAIANTLSLIAVFVPVAFMPGMIGRFFFEFGITVTVTVIASTFTALTLTPMLCSRYLKAVSIGRKPRLLRATDWAFGKIERVYRVLLNAALRFRWITVIIAIMAFAAGIFFLNRLESEFVPDIDKSKFVISYETVEGSTVSNTDKYGSQIEDILADIEEVRSYFMAIGLSRQGPGKANEGIFFVRLSHHSERERSQQAIMQAVRQRIAPIAGGRGYVLESGGPVGAEAPLQVVLKNPDIDELARQQETVMQWMRNQKEFVGVRSNMKLDKPEVRVFVNREKAEEMGVTVAEISNTLRYIFGEPEISEIDKMGERYEVIPEIETEHNVPDAIYRLYVRNQSGNMVSLENLVEIQEGVGPSEIHHFNRGRALTISSQLPPGVALGTALGKLQNFLDNELPADFSTDITGRSQDFKESFFYLSVALIFAVIFIFLIMSGQFESFLHPLTILMTLPLAGIGAFGALYALGMTLNIFSFIGVIMLLGLVTKNGILLVDYANVLVARGYSVMEAARQAGMVRFRPVLMTAISTILGIMPIALGFGAGGEARAPMGVCISMGMFAATALTLLVIPAVYTLFDALQRKILANRGISTLLFLILIAAGTILYLI from the coding sequence ATGATTTGGAATTTCTGCATCAGGCGGCCGGTTCTGACCACGGTCATGTTTCTGGCCATATTTATCTTTGGCATATTCGGCTACAACCAGATGCCCGTCCGGGAGTTTCCGGATGTGGATTTCCCCATTGTCAACGTATCCGTTGTCCTGCCGGGTGCGGACCCGGAAGTCATCGAAACCGAGGTGGTCGAACCCTTAGAAGAAGAAATCAATACCATTGAGGGGATCAAGGAGATCACCGCCACCAGCCGGGAGCAAGTCGGCATTGTCACGGTGCAGTTTGAGCTTTACCGGGACATTGATTTCGCCGCCCAGGATGTGCGGGACCGGGTGAGCCGGGCGCGGCCGGATATGGCCGATGACATTCAGGAGCCGATTATCCGAAAGGTCGACCCGGACGCGCAGTCGGTCATGTGGGTGGCCCTGCGGGGGGATACGCGGTGGGATCCGGTGCGGATGACCGAGTACGCCGACACCGTGATCAAGGATCAACTGGAGCGTCTGCCCGGGGTCGGGCAGATTCTTATCGGCGGCGCGCGCATATACGCGGTCCGCGTTAAGCTTAATCCGGATAAGCTGGCCGCCCACCATCTGACCGTGCAGGACGTCATCGGAAAGCTCCAGGCCGAAAATGTAAATATCCCGTCCGGCCGCATCGAAAGCCGGGAACGCGAATTTCTTGTTAAAACCGAGGGCCAGTTTGCCTCGGCAGAGCCGTTTAATGACATTATCATCACGTACCGAAACGGCGCGCCGGTGCGGTTAAGCGATGTCGGCCAGGCCGTTGACAGCGTGGAAAACGACCGCAACGTCGCCCGATACAAACAGGAAAAATCCATCGGACTGGGCGTGATCAAACAGTCTGACGCCAACATGGTCGAGGTGGTGGAGCGGATCAAATCCGAGCTGAATCGGATCGCCGAAGAGTTTCCGCCCGGCCTGACCCATGCCGTTGCCTCGGATGATTCGCTTTATGTGAAAGAAAACGTCAATGATTTGATCACCACCATTTTCATGGCCACACTGCTGGTGGCTTTGGTGATCCTATTCTTCCTGGGCAGTCTGCGGGGAACCATCATATCGGGCCTCGCCATTCCGATCTCGCTCCTTGCGGGTATGGCCATCATTTATTATGCCGGATTTTCACTAAATGTGCTCTCCCTTTTGGCCTTTATCCTGGTCGTCGGTCTGGTGGTGGATGACGCCATTGTGGTGCTGGAGAGCTGCTACCGGCACATGGAATACGGGGCGGAAGCCAAGCCGGCCGCCCGCACCGGGACCACGGAAATCGCGTTTGCCGCCATTGCCAACACCCTGTCCCTGATCGCCGTGTTTGTGCCGGTGGCCTTTATGCCGGGCATGATCGGCCGGTTCTTTTTTGAATTCGGCATCACTGTCACCGTCACCGTAATCGCCTCAACCTTTACAGCACTGACGTTAACCCCTATGCTCTGCTCCCGGTACCTTAAGGCGGTCTCTATCGGCCGGAAGCCCCGGCTGCTCCGGGCCACGGACTGGGCGTTCGGCAAAATCGAAAGGGTGTACCGGGTTCTTTTAAATGCCGCCCTTCGGTTCCGATGGATCACCGTTATCATTGCGATAATGGCTTTTGCCGCCGGCATCTTCTTTCTAAACCGGCTGGAATCCGAGTTTGTGCCGGATATTGACAAAAGCAAATTCGTGATCTCCTATGAAACTGTTGAGGGGTCAACTGTCAGCAATACCGACAAGTACGGCAGCCAGATCGAGGATATCCTTGCCGATATCGAGGAGGTCCGCTCCTATTTCATGGCCATCGGCTTGTCCCGCCAAGGGCCGGGGAAAGCCAATGAAGGCATTTTCTTTGTCCGGCTGAGCCATCATTCCGAACGGGAACGGAGTCAACAGGCCATCATGCAGGCGGTGCGGCAAAGAATTGCCCCAATTGCCGGCGGCCGCGGATATGTCCTCGAATCCGGCGGGCCGGTGGGCGCGGAAGCACCGCTGCAAGTGGTGCTAAAAAACCCGGATATTGATGAACTGGCCCGGCAGCAGGAAACCGTTATGCAATGGATGCGCAACCAGAAAGAATTTGTGGGGGTACGTTCCAATATGAAGCTTGACAAACCCGAAGTGCGGGTTTTCGTGAACCGGGAAAAGGCGGAAGAGATGGGGGTAACTGTGGCGGAGATCTCCAACACCCTGCGCTACATTTTCGGTGAACCGGAAATATCGGAAATCGACAAAATGGGGGAGCGCTACGAAGTCATCCCGGAAATCGAAACCGAGCATAACGTGCCGGATGCCATCTACCGTCTTTATGTGCGGAATCAATCGGGGAACATGGTCTCTCTGGAAAATCTGGTTGAAATCCAGGAAGGGGTCGGGCCGAGTGAAATCCATCACTTCAACCGGGGCCGGGCGCTTACCATCAGCTCCCAGCTGCCGCCCGGCGTCGCTTTGGGGACCGCCCTGGGCAAACTTCAGAACTTCCTGGACAACGAGCTCCCGGCGGATTTCAGCACGGACATTACCGGTCGGTCCCAGGATTTTAAAGAATCCTTTTTCTACCTGTCGGTTGCCCTCATTTTTGCGGTGATCTTTATCTTTCTGATCATGTCCGGACAATTTGAATCGTTTCTTCACCCGCTGACCATCCTGATGACGCTGCCGCTGGCAGGCATCGGTGCTTTCGGGGCGTTGTATGCGCTGGGCATGACCCTGAATATCTTTTCATTTATCGGGGTCATCATGCTTCTGGGGCTGGTCACCAAAAACGGCATTCTGCTGGTGGACTACGCCAATGTGCTGGTTGCCCGGGGCTATTCAGTCATGGAAGCCGCCCGGCAGGCGGGCATGGTGCGGTTCCGGCCGGTATTGATGACGGCGATCTCCACCATCTTGGGGATTATGCCCATTGCCCTGGGCTTTGGGGCCGGGGGGGAAGCCCGGGCGCCCATGGGGGTATGTATTTCCATGGGGATGTTTGCGGCCACCGCCCTTACGCTGCTGGTGATTCCCGCGGTCTATACCCTGTTTGATGCGCTTCAGAGAAAAATTCTGGCCAACCGGGGCATAAGCACTTTGCTTTTCCTGATTCTCATAGCGGCAGGGACTATACTGTATCTGATTTAA
- a CDS encoding response regulator — protein sequence MADPRKNANSGRPGDNTGRLTSFQRFYEALLWIFIAGICLTVTGLMVIQRMQFAGAAQLGVVLWAVVILLSLGMALVLYRWFIAPAKQIIWFLLARPRTGARQPMRAVPKTWKPWFHTIERLYAKIDELEAEAAEASHHKQLEKNLLRRFSWVFERNEQLTRELTEKNKNLQQEIESHKKTAQKLKEHHDRLDEMVRERTRALTEANEALKSEKVKAEELAKQAEAANQAKSQFLANISHEIRTPMNAILGFTDMLIDTPLNDNQLDYAGIIRTSGETLLALINNVLDFSKIESGEIELESVDFSPELLAYDVCELIRPKIGEKPIELVCKIDESMPPHLRGDPFRFQQILINLMGNAPRFTESGEIALSMWVETEKDHQVKLHARISDTGVGIPEDKQVRIFEPFQQADNSISRKFGGSGLGLSISRQLAELMEGTVWLESEPEVGSTFHFTGWFEKSEKAAPWWDLTASLVDQQILIVDDNQVNLDMLAHAVTSAGMKVSDLRSGMEVLPTLERALIAGNPFNCVMIDIHMPGMSGYDVAREIRSSKNPNISRLPLVALSYITERDPDLCREAGFDESIIKPVRREKLFQLLNELIGTGAGAQQAAGKAAEKGPQAGAQAPAAALTDNRRILVAEDNAVNQKLIKTMLEKAGYGVEMAENGLEAVKKFSERPKDFFLILMDIQMPEMDGFEAVKEIRGKGFDHIPIIALTAHALAGYRDECLAAGMDNYLAKPIKRQELFEIINKHLPSGT from the coding sequence ATGGCCGATCCACGAAAAAATGCGAATTCCGGCCGGCCAGGGGATAATACCGGGCGGTTGACCAGTTTTCAGCGGTTCTATGAAGCGCTCCTCTGGATTTTTATCGCAGGTATTTGTCTGACAGTTACCGGCCTGATGGTAATCCAGCGGATGCAGTTTGCCGGGGCGGCACAGTTGGGGGTGGTCCTATGGGCCGTGGTCATTCTCCTTAGCCTTGGGATGGCGCTGGTGCTTTATCGCTGGTTTATCGCGCCGGCCAAACAGATTATCTGGTTCCTCCTGGCCCGTCCCCGCACCGGGGCGCGCCAGCCCATGCGGGCGGTCCCTAAAACCTGGAAGCCATGGTTTCATACCATTGAGCGGCTTTATGCGAAAATCGACGAGCTGGAAGCGGAAGCCGCCGAAGCCAGCCATCACAAACAGTTGGAAAAGAATCTCCTCCGGCGTTTCTCCTGGGTGTTTGAAAGAAATGAGCAGTTAACCCGGGAGCTCACGGAAAAAAACAAAAACCTGCAGCAGGAAATTGAAAGCCACAAAAAGACCGCGCAAAAGTTAAAAGAGCATCATGACCGTCTGGATGAAATGGTCCGGGAAAGGACCCGGGCGCTTACCGAGGCCAATGAAGCCTTAAAATCCGAAAAAGTAAAGGCCGAAGAACTGGCCAAGCAGGCGGAAGCGGCCAACCAGGCCAAAAGCCAGTTTCTCGCCAATATCAGCCACGAGATCCGGACCCCCATGAATGCGATTCTGGGGTTTACGGACATGCTGATCGATACGCCGTTAAATGATAATCAGCTCGACTATGCCGGAATAATCCGGACCAGCGGGGAGACGCTTCTTGCCCTGATCAACAATGTGCTGGATTTTTCAAAAATCGAGTCCGGCGAGATCGAACTGGAGTCCGTTGATTTCTCCCCGGAACTGCTGGCCTATGATGTGTGCGAATTGATCCGGCCGAAAATCGGGGAAAAACCGATCGAGCTGGTCTGCAAAATTGATGAATCCATGCCGCCGCATCTGCGCGGCGATCCCTTTCGGTTTCAGCAGATTTTGATCAATCTGATGGGAAATGCGCCCCGTTTCACCGAATCCGGCGAGATTGCTTTGTCCATGTGGGTGGAGACGGAAAAAGACCATCAGGTGAAACTCCATGCCCGCATTTCAGATACCGGGGTCGGCATCCCGGAAGACAAGCAGGTTCGAATTTTTGAGCCGTTTCAGCAGGCGGACAACTCCATATCCAGAAAATTCGGGGGCAGCGGCCTGGGGTTGAGCATCTCCCGGCAGCTGGCCGAACTGATGGAAGGCACGGTCTGGCTGGAGAGCGAGCCGGAAGTGGGCAGCACCTTCCATTTTACCGGCTGGTTTGAAAAATCGGAAAAAGCCGCCCCCTGGTGGGATCTGACCGCCTCCCTGGTGGATCAACAGATCCTTATCGTAGACGACAACCAGGTGAATCTGGATATGCTGGCGCATGCGGTGACCTCGGCCGGCATGAAAGTCTCGGACTTAAGAAGCGGCATGGAGGTCCTGCCGACCCTGGAGCGCGCCTTGATCGCCGGAAACCCCTTCAACTGCGTGATGATTGATATTCATATGCCGGGCATGAGCGGATATGACGTGGCCCGGGAGATCCGCTCATCGAAAAATCCGAATATCTCCCGGCTGCCCCTGGTTGCGCTTTCCTATATCACCGAAAGGGACCCGGATCTCTGCCGGGAAGCCGGATTTGATGAATCCATCATCAAGCCGGTGCGGCGGGAGAAACTCTTTCAACTGCTAAACGAGCTGATCGGCACCGGCGCCGGCGCACAGCAGGCGGCCGGAAAGGCAGCAGAAAAAGGCCCGCAGGCCGGCGCTCAGGCCCCGGCCGCCGCATTGACGGACAATCGTCGGATTCTTGTGGCAGAGGATAATGCGGTGAACCAGAAGTTGATTAAGACCATGCTGGAAAAAGCCGGGTATGGGGTGGAAATGGCGGAGAACGGCCTTGAGGCGGTAAAGAAATTTTCTGAGCGGCCAAAAGATTTCTTTTTGATTTTAATGGATATCCAGATGCCCGAGATGGACGGTTTTGAAGCGGTCAAGGAGATTCGCGGCAAGGGGTTTGATCATATCCCCATCATTGCCCTGACCGCCCATGCGCTGGCCGGCTACCGGGATGAATGCCTGGCCGCGGGCATGGATAATTATCTGGCCAAGCCCATCAAACGCCAGGAGCTTTTTGAAATTATCAATAAACACCTGCCCTCCGGCACCTGA
- a CDS encoding FHA domain-containing protein, whose protein sequence is MPVLTLYEGQKKLKAFRIKPDMPVTIGRLQKNTIVLDNPAVSNFHAEIENEGKQFFITDYQSRNGTFVNKELVISRQLNHGDQIAINPYTLVFGVLQGEGVEAAEPEVSQATMHIDTSDHRSRLARSLPGMTEPDARKNRVGCLAFLNGDHDPYVLSGALTRIGKSADCDIVARGLMVGHTAAEIAKTEENDYVLRFVGGPRKARVNYRAVSAEVRLSEFDIIEIGATAMQFHYCKAGSASESLQTKEISLDDLADAPDKNGKNQ, encoded by the coding sequence ATGCCGGTACTCACCCTGTATGAAGGGCAAAAAAAACTGAAGGCCTTTCGCATCAAGCCGGATATGCCGGTCACCATCGGTCGGCTGCAGAAAAATACGATTGTGCTGGACAACCCGGCGGTATCGAATTTCCATGCGGAAATTGAAAACGAGGGCAAGCAGTTTTTTATTACCGACTATCAGAGCCGAAACGGCACCTTCGTCAATAAAGAGCTGGTGATTTCCCGGCAGCTCAATCACGGGGATCAGATTGCCATCAACCCCTACACCCTGGTTTTTGGGGTTCTCCAGGGGGAGGGTGTCGAGGCCGCAGAGCCCGAAGTCAGTCAGGCGACCATGCATATCGATACTTCGGACCACCGCTCCCGCCTGGCCAGGAGTCTTCCCGGGATGACGGAACCGGATGCCCGAAAAAACCGGGTCGGATGCCTGGCATTTTTAAACGGGGATCATGACCCCTATGTGCTGTCCGGTGCGCTGACCCGGATCGGCAAATCAGCGGATTGCGATATCGTGGCCAGGGGGTTGATGGTGGGGCATACGGCGGCTGAGATCGCCAAAACCGAAGAAAACGATTATGTGCTGAGGTTTGTCGGCGGCCCCAGAAAGGCGCGGGTGAATTATCGGGCTGTTTCCGCTGAAGTGCGGCTAAGCGAGTTCGATATTATCGAAATCGGGGCGACCGCCATGCAGTTTCATTACTGCAAAGCCGGGAGCGCTTCGGAAAGCTTGCAAACAAAGGAAATCTCACTTGATGATCTGGCAGATGCGCCGGATAAGAACGGCAAAAACCAATGA
- a CDS encoding Hpt domain-containing protein, translating to MQEDRKSGEDSAQFAVNELMERVDGDDELIREVLEIFLEDTPRTLEALKTGISDQSPEAVAKAAHTLKGASANIAANRLRDHAHQLELKAKSGELADAGGIYAELEAEYAALKNHLNKYLA from the coding sequence ATGCAAGAAGACCGAAAATCCGGAGAAGACAGCGCACAGTTTGCTGTTAATGAGCTGATGGAGCGGGTTGACGGGGATGATGAACTGATCCGGGAGGTGCTGGAGATTTTCCTGGAGGATACGCCCAGGACGCTGGAAGCACTTAAAACCGGCATTTCCGATCAATCGCCCGAAGCGGTGGCCAAAGCCGCGCATACCTTAAAGGGCGCTTCCGCCAATATCGCCGCCAACCGGCTTCGCGACCATGCCCATCAACTCGAGCTGAAGGCAAAGTCAGGGGAGCTGGCTGATGCGGGCGGTATTTACGCTGAGCTGGAAGCGGAATACGCGGCCCTGAAAAACCACCTCAACAAGTATTTGGCCTAA
- a CDS encoding DUF4301 family protein has protein sequence MAEFEFTRDELEQIKSHGLSVEEVYQQIEIFKKGTPYLPLDRPCTVGDGIKQPDADLKAKCLETYRQAAVKKNLLKFVPASGAATRMFKTLIKANQRYDRIGISDVEAGILDDAAEAEEIRTFIKGLPQFAFFADLAAVMQQDGLNPDALLQKGEFKPFLQYLLTEKGLDYGAKPKGLLKFHAYPEKSRTAFEEHLFEAAGYGKTAAGDCALHFTVSPEHQKGFETLLESVREQFEKRLEASFSVDFSVQAAETDTIAVDMDNKPFCRKDGSLLFRPGGHGALIQNLNRLAGDLVFIKNIDNVVHDRFKAETIEWKQILCGYLLIIQEQISGYIRALSQGPPETGVIEEITGFIESELSIIPPKNFYGKNAEEKRRYLLDRLNRPIRVCGMVPNSGEPGGGPFWVKDKDGHTAIQIVETSQIDPDDAGQQKIQQGLTHFNPVDLVCSTRDINGNPFDLSRYVDTDAVFIAYKSEDGRDLKALEHPGLWNGAMAYWNTVFVEVPLITFNPVKRVTDLLRRPHQPED, from the coding sequence ATGGCAGAATTTGAATTTACGAGAGACGAACTTGAGCAGATTAAATCCCATGGCCTAAGCGTTGAGGAAGTTTACCAGCAGATCGAGATTTTTAAAAAAGGCACCCCCTATCTGCCCCTGGACCGCCCCTGCACAGTGGGCGACGGCATCAAACAGCCGGATGCGGATCTAAAAGCCAAGTGCCTTGAAACATACCGGCAGGCTGCGGTCAAAAAAAACCTGCTTAAATTCGTTCCCGCCTCAGGGGCGGCCACGCGGATGTTTAAAACGCTGATCAAGGCCAATCAGCGCTACGACCGGATTGGGATCTCAGATGTTGAAGCCGGCATTCTGGATGACGCGGCCGAGGCCGAGGAAATCCGAACATTTATCAAGGGGCTTCCCCAATTTGCCTTTTTTGCGGACCTTGCAGCAGTCATGCAACAAGACGGGCTGAACCCGGATGCACTTTTGCAAAAAGGCGAATTTAAGCCTTTTTTGCAGTATCTGTTAACTGAAAAGGGGCTTGACTATGGCGCAAAGCCCAAGGGCCTCTTAAAGTTCCATGCCTACCCGGAAAAATCCCGCACCGCGTTTGAAGAGCATCTGTTCGAGGCCGCGGGGTATGGCAAAACCGCGGCCGGCGATTGTGCGCTTCATTTTACGGTTTCCCCGGAGCATCAAAAGGGGTTTGAGACCCTTCTTGAATCAGTGCGGGAGCAGTTTGAAAAGCGCCTGGAGGCAAGCTTTTCCGTCGATTTTTCCGTCCAGGCCGCGGAAACGGACACCATTGCCGTGGACATGGACAACAAGCCGTTTTGCCGGAAGGACGGCTCGCTTCTCTTCAGGCCGGGGGGCCACGGCGCCCTGATCCAGAACCTGAACCGCCTGGCCGGGGATCTTGTATTCATCAAAAATATCGACAATGTGGTGCATGACCGGTTCAAGGCGGAAACCATCGAATGGAAGCAGATCCTTTGCGGCTATCTCCTGATTATCCAGGAACAGATTTCCGGCTATATACGCGCATTGAGCCAGGGCCCGCCGGAGACCGGAGTAATTGAGGAAATCACGGGGTTTATTGAATCTGAGCTCTCGATTATCCCGCCCAAAAACTTTTACGGGAAGAATGCGGAAGAAAAACGCCGCTATCTGTTAGACCGCCTAAACCGCCCAATCCGGGTCTGCGGCATGGTCCCCAATTCCGGGGAGCCGGGCGGCGGGCCGTTCTGGGTTAAAGACAAAGACGGGCATACCGCCATCCAGATCGTGGAAACCAGCCAGATCGATCCGGATGATGCCGGCCAGCAGAAGATTCAGCAGGGACTCACCCATTTTAATCCCGTGGATCTGGTCTGCAGCACCCGGGATATAAACGGCAACCCCTTTGATTTATCCCGGTATGTGGATACGGATGCCGTATTTATCGCCTATAAATCCGAGGACGGCAGAGACTTAAAAGCCCTTGAGCATCCGGGGCTCTGGAACGGGGCCATGGCCTACTGGAATACGGTCTTTGTGGAAGTGCCCCTGATTACCTTTAACCCGGTCAAGCGGGTGACGGACCTGCTGCGCCGGCCGCATCAGCCGGAGGATTAG
- a CDS encoding diguanylate cyclase, translating into MAILVIDDRREARQIIQSFLAAGGYQDVITAESAERGFEILGIESPDPPANPAIDLILMDIVLDGMSGLDACRIIKNHPSFSDIPVVIMTAHTDPENINAAFDAGAIEFLLKPVQKLELLARVRSIMHFKDQLDKLLEREKQLTEITRELKTANVQLERLSHSDGLTGIPNRRYFDYMFKKLLASATRLSIPIALLMMDIDWFKSYNDTFGHLAGDDALKTISGSLHETVKRESDFIARYGGEEFAIVLFGTELAAAESLGEKIRQRIADLNIEHETSACNAHITVSIGVAACIPEPDVTPDKLILGADQALYRAKSQGRDRVISCDPADLERLIERKTPSRFNRHYV; encoded by the coding sequence ATGGCCATACTTGTGATCGACGACCGCCGCGAAGCCAGACAGATCATCCAGTCTTTTCTGGCCGCCGGCGGCTACCAGGACGTCATAACCGCGGAATCCGCAGAGCGCGGTTTTGAAATTTTAGGCATTGAATCCCCGGACCCGCCCGCCAATCCGGCCATCGATTTGATATTAATGGATATTGTGCTTGACGGCATGAGCGGTCTGGATGCCTGCCGCATCATCAAAAACCATCCCAGTTTTTCGGATATCCCGGTGGTCATCATGACTGCGCACACCGATCCCGAAAACATCAATGCAGCCTTTGATGCCGGTGCCATTGAATTTCTGTTAAAACCGGTTCAGAAGCTGGAGCTGCTCGCCCGGGTGCGGTCCATCATGCATTTCAAAGATCAGCTCGATAAACTGCTGGAGCGGGAAAAGCAGCTCACAGAGATTACCAGGGAACTGAAAACCGCCAATGTTCAGCTGGAACGGCTGTCCCACTCGGATGGTCTGACCGGGATTCCCAACCGCAGATATTTTGACTACATGTTCAAAAAACTCCTGGCCTCGGCCACCCGCCTGTCCATTCCCATCGCCCTGCTGATGATGGATATTGACTGGTTTAAATCCTATAATGACACCTTTGGGCATCTGGCCGGCGACGATGCATTAAAGACCATCTCCGGGAGCCTTCATGAAACCGTCAAGCGGGAAAGCGACTTTATCGCCAGATACGGCGGGGAAGAATTCGCCATCGTGCTTTTCGGCACAGAACTGGCCGCAGCGGAAAGCCTTGGGGAAAAGATTCGCCAACGGATTGCGGATCTGAATATAGAGCATGAAACATCGGCATGCAACGCGCACATAACGGTGAGCATCGGTGTGGCCGCCTGCATTCCGGAGCCCGATGTCACGCCGGACAAGCTGATCTTGGGGGCAGATCAGGCGCTCTACAGGGCCAAAAGCCAAGGCAGGGACCGCGTGATAAGCTGTGATCCGGCTGATCTGGAGCGGCTGATAGAGCGCAAAACCCCTTCCCGTTTCAACCGGCATTATGTATAA